A single region of the Bacteroides luhongzhouii genome encodes:
- a CDS encoding glycan-binding surface protein, which yields MKSLIYKNSIKAFGLLVSLLICSCSFVSCDDDDDNNGGSSVMSITGIYLEDAKSDVPDRLVDFARLGQLIRIEGEGFNGLKKVYINGYNCYFNPVFVSNKSFLVSVNSKVPTTEADENVRNTIRLVKDGGEYVYDFQIRAAAPSITKISNCMPNVGEPVIVYGTGLTEIAKVVFPGGVVVTDDIISDPDGEYFMVDMPAGVSDEGGAIFVEGSNGGAYSPAYFNYKKGLLLNFDGVGAQGAWGDAESMIQTTELESASIGEGNVSQGAYCRLPLERQLPIAAAKNRCAEVWTAGNGTDPDWLTLGVPAETPVAECAIQFEIYVPEPWSESGFLKICGQNGFNGGEWERDCYNYVPWIVDGKIVPFQTTGWQTVTVPFSEFYKSKASSGAWVTFADVAATRASASYANFGFYFENSDITLDKITGASSDKETEFLSKATSVKIYIDNWRVVPLTKPDYTDFPDNGEDAE from the coding sequence ATGAAAAGTTTGATATATAAAAACAGCATAAAGGCCTTTGGCTTATTGGTGAGTCTGCTCATCTGCTCTTGTTCATTTGTTTCGTGTGATGACGACGATGATAATAACGGAGGAAGTTCTGTAATGAGTATTACGGGAATTTATTTGGAAGATGCAAAGTCTGATGTTCCTGACCGTTTGGTTGATTTTGCCCGTTTGGGGCAACTGATACGAATTGAAGGTGAAGGATTCAACGGATTGAAGAAGGTGTATATTAATGGATATAACTGCTATTTTAATCCGGTGTTTGTTTCGAATAAATCTTTTCTGGTTAGTGTAAACAGTAAAGTTCCTACAACAGAGGCAGACGAGAATGTACGTAATACGATTCGTCTGGTGAAAGATGGGGGTGAATATGTTTATGATTTCCAGATTCGTGCTGCTGCACCGTCTATAACAAAAATATCCAACTGTATGCCGAATGTGGGTGAGCCTGTTATTGTCTATGGAACTGGATTGACGGAAATAGCAAAAGTTGTCTTTCCCGGAGGTGTGGTGGTAACAGATGATATAATCTCTGATCCTGACGGTGAATATTTTATGGTAGACATGCCTGCCGGAGTTTCTGATGAAGGAGGTGCTATTTTCGTGGAAGGTTCTAATGGTGGTGCTTATTCTCCTGCTTATTTCAATTATAAGAAAGGCTTGTTGTTGAACTTTGATGGAGTGGGTGCGCAAGGAGCATGGGGCGATGCTGAAAGTATGATTCAAACAACTGAATTAGAATCAGCTTCGATTGGCGAAGGAAATGTGTCGCAAGGTGCTTATTGCCGCTTACCGTTGGAAAGACAGTTGCCGATAGCTGCGGCGAAAAATCGTTGTGCTGAAGTTTGGACAGCCGGTAATGGCACTGATCCTGACTGGCTGACGCTAGGTGTTCCTGCTGAAACTCCTGTTGCCGAATGTGCTATTCAGTTTGAAATTTATGTTCCTGAACCTTGGTCTGAATCCGGATTCTTAAAGATATGTGGTCAGAACGGATTCAACGGCGGAGAATGGGAGAGAGATTGTTACAATTATGTTCCATGGATTGTAGATGGAAAAATCGTTCCATTCCAGACAACCGGTTGGCAGACTGTAACTGTTCCGTTCAGTGAATTCTATAAATCGAAAGCATCTAGTGGAGCTTGGGTTACTTTTGCCGATGTGGCTGCTACTCGTGCGTCTGCTTCTTATGCTAACTTCGGTTTCTATTTTGAAAATTCAGATATCACACTGGATAAGATTACGGGTGCAAGCTCGGATAAAGAAACAGAATTTCTGTCCAAAGCTACTTCTGTGAAAATTTATATTGATAACTGGCGTGTCGTGCCTTTGACGAAGCCGGACTATACAGATTTCCCAGATAACGGAGAAGACGCAGAATAA
- a CDS encoding MFS transporter yields the protein MKTQTQKVSMAEKIGYSLGDGSANLIFQMMMMFQLFFYTDVFGIKATAAGMILLVARIFDAFVDPVVGILSDRTNTRWGKYRPWLLWTAIPFAVFFILAFTTPDLSERGKIIYAGITYTLLMSIYSFNNTPYASLGGVMTSDIKERTSISSVRFVTATIATFIVQGLTLPLVSKFGQGDDQRGWFLTITLFAIIGVVLLVITFFSAKERITPPVGQKTSVKQDFKDIVSSRPWKAMFILTLFLFTTLAMWGSSMSYYFNYFVDKTALFDFLQNFGLVRVEGETYGMWHTFLDAFGLIAQPDHSNVFAVGFSLFNMIGQVITLAGVILLSGFLSNIFGKRNVFLICLTLTALFTALFFVVDSTNISTIFIINCLKSLAYAPTIPLLWAMMGDVADHSEWVNHRRATGFVFAGVVFALKAGLGIGGAICGAIVDSFGFVSNTVQTESAIFGIRLTSSVIPAITFFVGVIALFFYPISKKLNEHIQDDLAKRRLENN from the coding sequence ATGAAAACACAGACTCAAAAAGTGTCGATGGCCGAGAAAATCGGTTATAGCTTGGGTGATGGTTCGGCGAACCTGATTTTCCAGATGATGATGATGTTCCAACTCTTCTTCTATACAGATGTTTTTGGAATCAAAGCAACAGCAGCAGGTATGATATTGTTGGTCGCACGTATTTTCGATGCATTTGTCGACCCGGTGGTAGGTATCTTGTCCGACAGGACCAACACCCGCTGGGGTAAATATCGCCCCTGGTTGTTGTGGACAGCTATTCCTTTTGCCGTATTCTTCATTCTGGCATTTACGACACCCGATTTGAGTGAGCGTGGGAAGATTATTTATGCAGGTATCACTTATACCTTATTAATGTCTATTTACTCCTTCAATAATACCCCGTATGCTTCTTTGGGCGGTGTGATGACAAGTGACATAAAGGAGCGCACCAGTATTTCGTCCGTCCGTTTTGTGACTGCTACAATCGCCACTTTTATAGTGCAGGGACTTACTTTGCCGTTAGTCTCCAAGTTTGGGCAAGGCGATGACCAACGTGGATGGTTTCTGACGATTACCCTGTTTGCCATCATCGGAGTTGTTCTTTTAGTAATCACATTTTTCTCCGCCAAAGAGCGTATCACGCCTCCCGTGGGGCAGAAAACTTCCGTGAAACAGGATTTCAAAGATATCGTAAGCAGCCGTCCATGGAAAGCGATGTTTATCCTAACCCTCTTTTTGTTTACGACATTGGCTATGTGGGGAAGCAGTATGTCTTACTACTTTAATTACTTCGTAGATAAAACAGCCCTTTTTGATTTCTTGCAGAACTTCGGATTAGTACGGGTAGAAGGAGAAACTTATGGTATGTGGCACACCTTTCTTGATGCTTTCGGACTGATTGCGCAACCCGATCATAGTAATGTGTTTGCTGTAGGTTTCAGTTTGTTCAATATGATTGGTCAGGTTATCACTTTGGCGGGTGTAATATTGCTTTCCGGATTTCTTTCCAATATCTTTGGCAAGCGAAATGTATTTCTGATCTGCCTGACATTGACAGCTCTTTTTACAGCCCTGTTTTTTGTGGTAGATTCGACAAACATCAGTACGATTTTTATTATTAACTGTTTGAAGAGTTTGGCATACGCACCTACTATTCCATTGCTTTGGGCAATGATGGGAGATGTTGCCGATCATTCCGAATGGGTGAACCATCGTCGTGCGACAGGATTTGTATTTGCAGGTGTAGTCTTTGCCCTGAAAGCCGGACTGGGTATAGGGGGAGCTATTTGCGGTGCAATTGTCGATTCGTTCGGTTTTGTTTCTAATACAGTGCAGACGGAAAGCGCTATTTTCGGCATTCGTTTGACATCTAGCGTGATTCCTGCCATCACTTTCTTTGTAGGAGTAATTGCTTTGTTTTTTTATCCTATTTCTAAGAAGTTGAATGAGCATATTCAGGACGATCTGGCAAAACGCCGTCTGGAAAACAATTGA
- a CDS encoding sialate O-acetylesterase — protein MNKYWFYKVGLVVVFLCFAVLGEAKVKLPAFVSDGMVLQRGEPVNIWGTADPDETVGITFQKEKYKTVADARGNWKVTLPALKAGGPYTMIINDIELKDILVGDVWVCSGQSNMELPVSRVTDRFRDEISTDSNYPMVRYIKTPLLYNFHAPQTDIPGISWKAMTPENVMSFSALVYFFAKDYFQKTKIPVGIINSSVGGSPVEAWISEEGLKPFPYYLNEKRIYESDDLVESMKKEESKKSRAWNVTLYQGDKGMHEATPWYAADYDDSDWTPTDLFASGWATNGLNTINGSHWFRKDFQVSGQQAGEKATLRLGCIVDVDSVYVNGTFVGTVSYQYPPRIYTIPAGLLKAGKNTITIRLFSYGGFPHFVKEKPYKILFGKGQPEKGESEISLEGNWRYRLGAPMPAAPGQTAFHYKPVGLYNAMIAPLLNYTVSGVIWYQGESNVSRRNEYKDLLTAMIADWRQRWNRPDMPFYVIELADFLSPEDKGGRAAWAEFRKVQAEVANTNKNVTLIKNGDLGEWNDIHPLDKKTLGQRVSQAVFQQRVK, from the coding sequence ATGAATAAGTATTGGTTTTATAAGGTTGGGTTAGTAGTTGTGTTCCTTTGCTTCGCTGTGTTGGGCGAAGCAAAGGTTAAACTTCCCGCTTTTGTTTCCGACGGAATGGTGCTTCAACGCGGGGAGCCTGTCAATATTTGGGGGACGGCTGATCCTGATGAAACTGTTGGTATCACTTTCCAAAAAGAGAAATATAAGACCGTTGCTGATGCGCGAGGCAACTGGAAAGTAACCTTACCTGCATTGAAAGCTGGTGGACCTTACACGATGATTATTAATGATATAGAATTGAAGGATATTCTTGTGGGGGACGTTTGGGTATGTTCCGGTCAGTCGAATATGGAATTACCCGTTTCACGGGTTACAGACCGTTTTCGGGATGAAATATCTACAGACAGTAATTATCCGATGGTACGTTATATAAAAACTCCTCTATTGTATAACTTTCATGCTCCGCAGACAGATATTCCGGGAATCTCCTGGAAGGCTATGACTCCTGAAAATGTAATGTCATTTTCTGCTTTGGTTTATTTCTTTGCTAAAGATTACTTTCAGAAAACAAAAATTCCGGTAGGAATCATAAACTCTAGTGTCGGAGGTTCACCGGTAGAAGCGTGGATCAGTGAGGAAGGTTTGAAGCCTTTTCCTTATTATCTGAACGAAAAACGTATCTACGAATCAGATGACTTGGTAGAGTCAATGAAAAAAGAAGAGAGCAAGAAAAGCCGTGCCTGGAATGTAACACTGTATCAGGGAGATAAAGGAATGCATGAAGCCACCCCTTGGTATGCTGCCGACTATGATGACAGTGATTGGACACCGACTGACTTGTTTGCTTCCGGCTGGGCTACTAACGGATTGAATACAATCAATGGTTCCCACTGGTTCCGAAAAGATTTTCAAGTGTCCGGGCAACAAGCGGGAGAAAAGGCAACTCTCCGTCTGGGATGTATTGTAGATGTAGACTCCGTCTATGTGAACGGTACGTTTGTGGGAACAGTTTCTTATCAATATCCACCACGTATTTATACCATTCCCGCCGGATTGTTGAAAGCTGGAAAAAATACGATAACCATACGTCTTTTCAGCTATGGCGGCTTCCCTCACTTTGTAAAGGAGAAGCCTTATAAGATACTTTTCGGAAAAGGTCAGCCGGAAAAAGGAGAATCGGAGATTAGTCTCGAAGGTAACTGGAGATATCGTCTTGGCGCTCCCATGCCTGCTGCTCCGGGACAGACAGCTTTTCATTATAAACCCGTGGGACTTTATAACGCCATGATTGCTCCTTTATTGAATTATACGGTATCCGGTGTTATCTGGTATCAGGGTGAATCGAATGTGTCTCGCAGAAATGAATATAAAGACTTGTTGACGGCGATGATTGCAGATTGGAGACAGCGTTGGAATCGACCTGATATGCCTTTCTATGTGATTGAACTGGCGGATTTCCTCTCACCTGAAGATAAAGGAGGACGTGCTGCCTGGGCGGAGTTCCGGAAAGTGCAGGCAGAAGTAGCCAATACAAATAAAAATGTCACTCTAATTAAAAATGGTGATTTAGGAGAATGGAATGATATTCATCCATTGGATAAAAAGACGTTGGGACAACGTGTTTCCCAGGCAGTCTTTCAACAAAGAGTCAAATAA
- a CDS encoding endo-1,4-beta-xylanase: protein MKYRNMLPFVALSVLILTSCDDNKMEWYKDPAHGAITSSELPLQLAEKISRYKPLKEYLSDPNFKLGIGVGMDEYLGDETTTNIVNENFNDLTIGYAMKHGPMVDSKGNLKFDKVDQLFTKTTEAGISIYGHCLVWHSNQNANYLNSLIAPEVIPGPAGSNLLDLSGIEDGTFDGWNRKNGSDAMSVVEGEGLTPTSKALKFAVGSSVTASHSVQLYTPDISAVSGHNYEISFFVRSDESGKARLTFSGLENNYPYKDWYATGGNWTEAFETTSQWQQVKITVNDFTSTTFQFAFEFGYLPNVTYYVDNIVVTDKDAEPTVVNLISNGDFESKTISPWGAWSSGKAVISEEGEGYGSSYSMKLTSSVDGGAGNAYKAQAGYGLDTPLEVGKTYEFSAMIKASVSTVFQIQIQNSTSYAGECYVDGSVSATWTEFKKEFTVSKEDMNRLCINFGVSAGDYYFDNIVLSEKVMETRSITRASGPTIIEKTDEQKAEIIRDAMEDWISKMVTHCKSHVHAWDVVNEPMDDGKTSDIKSGKDKTDLASDEFYWQDYFLTPKDYAVEAFKLARQYGNPNDKLFINDYNLEYNLNKCDGLIKYVEYIESKGAKVDGIGTQMHIAIDSNKDNIAQMFQKLGATGKLIKVSELDIKVNTSSPTTENLAQQAEMYQYVIDMYKKYIPVDKQYGITIWGVSDNEKEHVNWIPNDAPNLWDANYARKHAYKGVADGLAGKDVSEDFTGDLQ from the coding sequence ATGAAATACAGAAATATGCTTCCGTTTGTTGCTTTGTCAGTTCTCATATTGACATCGTGCGACGATAATAAAATGGAGTGGTATAAGGACCCGGCACATGGAGCGATTACTTCTTCCGAACTACCTTTGCAGTTGGCTGAAAAAATTTCTCGCTACAAACCATTGAAAGAATACTTATCCGATCCCAACTTTAAGTTGGGTATTGGAGTAGGGATGGATGAATATCTTGGTGACGAGACAACGACCAATATCGTAAATGAAAACTTTAATGACTTAACGATTGGTTATGCTATGAAACATGGACCTATGGTCGATTCTAAAGGCAATTTGAAGTTTGATAAGGTCGACCAGTTGTTTACCAAGACGACAGAAGCCGGTATCAGCATTTATGGTCACTGTCTGGTTTGGCATTCTAACCAGAATGCGAATTATCTGAATAGCTTGATAGCGCCGGAGGTTATTCCGGGACCGGCTGGAAGTAATTTATTAGATTTATCCGGCATCGAAGATGGCACTTTTGATGGTTGGAATCGTAAGAATGGAAGTGATGCCATGTCTGTTGTGGAAGGAGAAGGATTGACGCCAACTTCCAAAGCGCTGAAGTTTGCGGTAGGATCATCTGTAACAGCATCTCATTCTGTACAATTATATACTCCAGACATATCTGCAGTAAGCGGACATAATTATGAAATTTCATTTTTTGTCCGTTCGGATGAATCAGGGAAAGCTAGGTTGACCTTTAGTGGATTGGAGAATAACTATCCATATAAAGACTGGTATGCCACAGGTGGTAATTGGACGGAAGCTTTTGAAACGACATCTCAATGGCAACAGGTTAAAATTACTGTGAATGATTTTACGAGTACTACATTTCAATTTGCATTTGAATTTGGCTATTTACCAAATGTGACTTATTATGTAGACAATATTGTAGTGACAGATAAAGATGCGGAGCCTACGGTTGTAAATCTCATTAGTAATGGTGACTTTGAAAGTAAGACCATTAGTCCATGGGGAGCCTGGAGTAGTGGAAAGGCTGTTATTTCGGAAGAAGGTGAAGGGTATGGAAGTTCATACTCGATGAAACTGACTAGCTCTGTTGATGGGGGAGCTGGCAATGCATATAAGGCACAGGCCGGATATGGTCTTGATACTCCTTTGGAAGTGGGCAAGACTTATGAATTCTCTGCGATGATTAAAGCAAGTGTTTCAACAGTTTTCCAGATTCAAATTCAGAATTCAACCAGTTATGCAGGTGAATGTTATGTAGATGGAAGTGTGAGTGCGACTTGGACAGAGTTTAAGAAAGAATTTACAGTGTCTAAAGAGGATATGAATCGTCTATGCATCAATTTCGGAGTTAGTGCAGGTGATTATTATTTTGATAATATTGTATTATCGGAAAAAGTGATGGAGACACGTTCTATTACCCGCGCTTCCGGTCCTACTATTATCGAAAAGACCGATGAACAAAAAGCTGAAATCATTAGAGATGCGATGGAAGACTGGATTTCTAAGATGGTCACTCATTGCAAATCCCACGTTCATGCATGGGATGTAGTTAATGAACCGATGGATGACGGAAAAACATCAGATATTAAGAGTGGTAAAGACAAAACTGATTTGGCATCTGATGAATTCTATTGGCAGGATTACTTCTTAACTCCGAAAGATTATGCGGTAGAAGCCTTTAAACTTGCGCGTCAGTATGGAAACCCGAATGACAAACTATTCATTAATGATTATAATCTGGAGTATAACCTCAATAAATGCGATGGTCTGATTAAATATGTAGAATACATTGAAAGCAAAGGGGCCAAAGTAGATGGTATTGGTACACAAATGCATATTGCTATTGATTCCAATAAAGACAATATCGCTCAAATGTTCCAGAAACTGGGTGCTACCGGTAAGCTGATAAAAGTATCCGAGTTGGATATCAAGGTTAATACATCGTCGCCCACTACTGAAAATCTGGCACAGCAGGCAGAAATGTATCAGTATGTAATTGATATGTATAAAAAGTATATTCCAGTGGATAAGCAATATGGTATCACCATTTGGGGAGTATCAGATAATGAAAAAGAACATGTGAATTGGATACCGAATGATGCTCCTAACCTTTGGGATGCAAACTATGCCCGCAAGCATGCTTACAAAGGAGTAGCCGACGGTTTGGCTGGCAAAGACGTCAGCGAGGACTTTACCGGAGATTTGCAATAA